The stretch of DNA CATGACGCTCAGCGACGCCGTGCGAATCGTCCCGCCCGGCGCCTCCCCCGGTTTTCTCGCGCCGCTGCCGATCACCCTCGTCGTCGACGCCCGCTTGTCGACCCTGCTGCACCGACTCGGCGTGCACAGCCTCGGCGACTTCGCCGCTCTGCCGGCGCTCGACGTGCGCCGTCGGTTCGGCCCGGAGGGTGCGCAAGCCCACGAGAAGGCCAGCGGCCTCGACAGTCGCAGCGTCGTCGCTCGGGTGCCGCCGAAACTGCGCGACCTGCTGATCGAGTTCGAGCCGGCGCTCGACCGCGTCGATCAGGTGACCTTCGCCATCCGCGCCTCGGCCGAGCAATTCATTGACGGGCTCACCCAGGCCCGACTCGTCTGTACCGCCGTACAGATCGAGGTACGTACCGAGTCGGGTGAGATCTCGCTGCGCAGCTGGCTGCACCCACGCTGGTTCAGCGCGGCCGATGTCGTCGACCGTGTGCGCTGGCAGCTGCAGGGCGGCGGCACGATCGATGCCGGCCTGCGCTCGGGCATCGTCAAGGTGCACATCATGCCTGAACGTGTCGACTCGACCAGTCACCACGAACAGGGCCTCTGGGGCTCCGGCCCCGACGAGCGCATCCACCACGGGCTCACCCGCGTGCAGAGCATGCTTGGCCATCAGGGTGTACTCACCGCGGTGATCGGCGGCGGGCGTATGCTCGCCGACCGCCAAATCCTCGTGCCCTGGGGCGATGAAGTCCCGGGCAGTGCTTCCGCCCTCCCCCGAGCGCAAGCGCAGCCGTGGCCCGGCAGCATGCCGGGCTTGCCCCCCACAACCGTGTTCCAGGACCGCCCCCCTATCGCCCTGATCACCGCGGCCGGCGAGCCGGTCGATGTCGACGAGCGTGGCCTACTCACCGAGTTGCCCGACCGGTTCTCACCCACGAACCGCCCCGGCGACCTGCGGCCGGTCGAAGCCTGGGCGGGCCCGTGGCCCGTCGTCGAACGTTGGTGGGATGCCGCGTGCGGGCGCA from Leifsonia psychrotolerans encodes:
- a CDS encoding DNA polymerase Y family protein yields the protein MAARLTRAIVLWCPDWPIIAATRAEECPVSTDVPLALVDHGLIFACSRAARAEGVQRGLTVREAQYRCTTLTLLPYDPVQDARAFEPVISTVEEITPGVQLLRPGTCAIRARGPSRYYGGEAEAAAALINRLAALGIPDVRVGVADGPFAAEQAARATRPARAARATQDMTLSDAVRIVPPGASPGFLAPLPITLVVDARLSTLLHRLGVHSLGDFAALPALDVRRRFGPEGAQAHEKASGLDSRSVVARVPPKLRDLLIEFEPALDRVDQVTFAIRASAEQFIDGLTQARLVCTAVQIEVRTESGEISLRSWLHPRWFSAADVVDRVRWQLQGGGTIDAGLRSGIVKVHIMPERVDSTSHHEQGLWGSGPDERIHHGLTRVQSMLGHQGVLTAVIGGGRMLADRQILVPWGDEVPGSASALPRAQAQPWPGSMPGLPPTTVFQDRPPIALITAAGEPVDVDERGLLTELPDRFSPTNRPGDLRPVEAWAGPWPVVERWWDAACGRTVHRFQVVDADGDAWLLALEDHEWKAEARYD